The following proteins come from a genomic window of Macadamia integrifolia cultivar HAES 741 chromosome 14, SCU_Mint_v3, whole genome shotgun sequence:
- the LOC122061369 gene encoding protein IQ-DOMAIN 12-like isoform X2 gives MEMKRSWFGLLKKLFVSDPKSKQEKEKRRRWILGRFKIKRLLTYTESSSLKEKILSEADEEQRKHAVAVAIATAAAAEAAVAAAQAAAEVVRLTHAPQSRRQVEKGIREFSAIKIQTAFRGYLARKALRALKGLVRLQAMVRGRAVRRQAISTLKSLQTLVNIQSQVRAMRLGTVEEGWTAKEKQQFLAQSYELRNKDKRLKPDSQRWDGSLLSKEDIKATLLSRKEPMIKGEHMKKYSERGQTESEQCVDAQQGQDNFKSVDCSNALNRYEEGGLQLNMRDTQTHKQVGGLDSLITLPSRSIHQQKHNSIGDNGSCLSFSAAPGYMATTEAARAKARSSSAPKQRLEIRDYYSDQSSTSNNRLSFCYSVGNDSTCFNRIGKPSGFQQRSPCIKGLSGPVKSYLTSKDLSLDSDFSFLNWNQQSAFR, from the exons ATGGAAATGAAGAGAAGCTGGTTTGGTCTTCTGAAGAAACTCTTTGTATCGGACCCGAAATCAAAACAAGAAAAG gagaagaggaggagatgGATACTCGGAAGATTTAAGATAAAACGACTTCTCACATATACAGAGTCATCTTCGTTGAAGGAGAAGATACTGAGTGAAGCAGATGAAGAACAGAGAAAGCATGCTGTGGCTGTTGCTATTGCGACAGCAGCAGCTGCTGAGGCTGCTGTTGCAGCTGCTCAGGCTGCAGCTGAGGTTGTCCGACTCACACATGCCCCTCAATCACGCCGTCAAGTAGAGAAGGGAATCAGAGAATTCTCTGCTATTAAAATTCAAACAGCTTTCCGTGGGTATCTT GCAAGGAAAGCATTGCGGGCACTGAAGGGACTGGTGAGGCTTCAAGCAATGGTTCGAGGCAGAGCAGTGAGACGCCAAGCAATCAGCACTCTGAAGAGTTTGCAGACTCTTGTAAACATCCAGTCTCAGGTCCGTGCAATGAGACTTGGGACGGTTGAGGAAGGCTGGACTGCCAAAGAGAAGCAACAATTTCTAGCACAAAGCTATGAATTGAGAAACAAGGATAAAAGG CTCAAACCAGATAGTCAGAGGTGGGATGGCAGCTTGTTATCAAAAGAAGACATCAAGGCCACGTTACTAAGCCGGAAAGAGCCGATGATCAAGGGAGAACATATGAAGAAATATTCG GAAAGGGGACAAACAGAATCAGAACAGTGTGTGGATGCCCAGCAAGGGCAAGATAATTTCAAATCAGTTGACTGTTCAAATGCACTGAACAGATATGAAGAGGGAGGACTACAGCTTAATATGAGAGATACTCAAACTCATAAGCAAGTAGGAGGATTGGATTCTCTCATAACACTTCCAAGCAGGTCAATTCATCAACAAAAACATAATTCAATTGGAGATAATGGCTCCTGCTTAAGCTTTTCGGCTGCTCCAGGATACATGGCTACTACTGAAGCTGCTAGGGCAAAGGCAAGATCATCTAGTGCACCAAAACAAAGGCTGGAAATCAGAGATTATTATTCTGATCAAAGTTCAACATCCAACAATAGACTCTCATTTTGCTATTCTGTTGGTAATGATTCTACTTGCTTCAACAGGATTGGCAAGCCTAGTGGTTTTCAACAGAGATCTCCTTGTATTAAAGGTCTGTCAGGTCCCGTAAAATCATATCTAACTTCCAAAGATCTCAGCCTGGATTCTGATTTCTCATTTTTGAACTGGAACCAGCAGAGTGCATTTAGATGA
- the LOC122061369 gene encoding protein IQ-DOMAIN 12-like isoform X1, with protein MEMKRSWFGLLKKLFVSDPKSKQEKKEKRRRWILGRFKIKRLLTYTESSSLKEKILSEADEEQRKHAVAVAIATAAAAEAAVAAAQAAAEVVRLTHAPQSRRQVEKGIREFSAIKIQTAFRGYLARKALRALKGLVRLQAMVRGRAVRRQAISTLKSLQTLVNIQSQVRAMRLGTVEEGWTAKEKQQFLAQSYELRNKDKRLKPDSQRWDGSLLSKEDIKATLLSRKEPMIKGEHMKKYSERGQTESEQCVDAQQGQDNFKSVDCSNALNRYEEGGLQLNMRDTQTHKQVGGLDSLITLPSRSIHQQKHNSIGDNGSCLSFSAAPGYMATTEAARAKARSSSAPKQRLEIRDYYSDQSSTSNNRLSFCYSVGNDSTCFNRIGKPSGFQQRSPCIKGLSGPVKSYLTSKDLSLDSDFSFLNWNQQSAFR; from the exons ATGGAAATGAAGAGAAGCTGGTTTGGTCTTCTGAAGAAACTCTTTGTATCGGACCCGAAATCAAAACAAGAAAAG aaggagaagaggaggagatgGATACTCGGAAGATTTAAGATAAAACGACTTCTCACATATACAGAGTCATCTTCGTTGAAGGAGAAGATACTGAGTGAAGCAGATGAAGAACAGAGAAAGCATGCTGTGGCTGTTGCTATTGCGACAGCAGCAGCTGCTGAGGCTGCTGTTGCAGCTGCTCAGGCTGCAGCTGAGGTTGTCCGACTCACACATGCCCCTCAATCACGCCGTCAAGTAGAGAAGGGAATCAGAGAATTCTCTGCTATTAAAATTCAAACAGCTTTCCGTGGGTATCTT GCAAGGAAAGCATTGCGGGCACTGAAGGGACTGGTGAGGCTTCAAGCAATGGTTCGAGGCAGAGCAGTGAGACGCCAAGCAATCAGCACTCTGAAGAGTTTGCAGACTCTTGTAAACATCCAGTCTCAGGTCCGTGCAATGAGACTTGGGACGGTTGAGGAAGGCTGGACTGCCAAAGAGAAGCAACAATTTCTAGCACAAAGCTATGAATTGAGAAACAAGGATAAAAGG CTCAAACCAGATAGTCAGAGGTGGGATGGCAGCTTGTTATCAAAAGAAGACATCAAGGCCACGTTACTAAGCCGGAAAGAGCCGATGATCAAGGGAGAACATATGAAGAAATATTCG GAAAGGGGACAAACAGAATCAGAACAGTGTGTGGATGCCCAGCAAGGGCAAGATAATTTCAAATCAGTTGACTGTTCAAATGCACTGAACAGATATGAAGAGGGAGGACTACAGCTTAATATGAGAGATACTCAAACTCATAAGCAAGTAGGAGGATTGGATTCTCTCATAACACTTCCAAGCAGGTCAATTCATCAACAAAAACATAATTCAATTGGAGATAATGGCTCCTGCTTAAGCTTTTCGGCTGCTCCAGGATACATGGCTACTACTGAAGCTGCTAGGGCAAAGGCAAGATCATCTAGTGCACCAAAACAAAGGCTGGAAATCAGAGATTATTATTCTGATCAAAGTTCAACATCCAACAATAGACTCTCATTTTGCTATTCTGTTGGTAATGATTCTACTTGCTTCAACAGGATTGGCAAGCCTAGTGGTTTTCAACAGAGATCTCCTTGTATTAAAGGTCTGTCAGGTCCCGTAAAATCATATCTAACTTCCAAAGATCTCAGCCTGGATTCTGATTTCTCATTTTTGAACTGGAACCAGCAGAGTGCATTTAGATGA
- the LOC122060751 gene encoding uncharacterized protein LOC122060751, which yields MATDERAGAEIVRGKESCEKFSADLKKELGFPSGVLPMGELEECGRVKSTGFVWWKCKAPYEVINVPLNNIKTSYAIETTAYVEKGKIKKINGWKAKTLVWLSIVELCLEGDKIAFKSSVGTSKSIPLINFMNEEEKKAYQK from the coding sequence ATGGCTACTGATGAGAGAGCTGGGGCTGAAATTGTTCGCGGAAAGGAGTCCTGCGAGAAATTTTCGGCGGATTTGAAGAAAGAATTGGGATTCCCTAGTGGTGTTCTTCCCATGGGAGAGCTAGAAGAATGTGGGAGGGTGAAATCCACAGGCTTTGTGTGGTGGAAATGTAAGGCCCCCTATGAGGTTATCAATGTGCCACTCAACAACATCAAGACCAGCTATGCTATTGAGACCACAGCATATGTGGAGAAGGGGAAGATAAAGAAGATTAATGGATGGAAGGCCAAGACCCTGGTGTGGCTTTCCATAGTAGAGTTATGCTTAGAAGGTGATAAGATCGCCTTCAAGTCATCTGTGGGGACTAGCAAGTCCATCCCCCTCATCAACTTTATgaacgaagaagaaaagaaggcttatcaaaaataa
- the LOC122061933 gene encoding probable inactive purple acid phosphatase 16 isoform X2, producing MMEKFPNRFTVLCFTFITILLGFIVAIAIGRESPHKSSIPQTETPNPLQFKSNSSFKIALFADLHYGENAWTDWGPRQDANSNRVMSTVLDLETPGDLVTANNLPIANASLYWDMAINPTRARGIPWASLFGNHDDMPFEWPIDWFSASGIPQLRCPPPSTYLSSGEEECSFRGTQRMELMNNEMQKNDGSSYSRSGPKDLWPSVSNYVLQVSSSNDPKSPVAFLYFLDSGGGSYPEIISNAQVKWFQNTSQKLNPQSRLPEIIFWHIPSQAYKQVAPKSRIQQPCVGSINLEAVAPQESEMGMMDFIANRTSVKAVFVGHNHGLDWCCPYNKLWLCFARHTGYGGYGNWPRGARILEMTQQPFSLKSWIRMEDGIKHSEVVLSS from the exons ATGATGGAAAAGTTTCCAAATCGATTCACAGTCTTGTGTTTCACATTCATTACTATCCTCTTGGGATTCATCGTCGCCATTGCCATTGGCCGTGAAAGCCCACATAAGAGCAGCATCCCACAAACGGAGACACCAAATCCCCTCCAATTCAAGTCCAACTCTTCATTCAAGATTGCGTTATTTGCAGACCTTCATTACGGAGAGAACGCATGGACTGATTGGGGTCCTCGCCAAGACGCCAATTCCAATAGAGTCATGTCCACAGTACTCGATCTCGAAACCCCAG GAGATTTAGTGACAGCCAACAATCTACCTATCGCAAACGCAAGCTTGTATTGGGATATGGCAATCAATCCAACCAGAGCAAGAGGGATTCCATGGGCATCTTTGTTTGGGAACCACGATGATATGCCTTTTGAGTGGCCAATTGATTGGTTCTCTGCCTCTGGAATTCCTCAACTTCGTTGCCCACCTCCTTCAACTTATCTAAGTTCAG gagaagaagaatgcaGCTTCAGAGGGACACAAAGGATGGAACTGATGAACAATGAAATGCAAAAGAACGATGGGTCATCTTATTCTAGAAGTGGCCCTAAAGATCTTTGGCCCAGTGTATCCAACTATGTACTCCAGGTCTCTTCATCCAACGATCCAAAATCACCTGTGGCTTTTCTATACTTCCTGGATTCTGGTGGTGGGTCCTACCCAGAAATCATATCAAACGCTCAAGTAAAATGGTTTCAGAATACATCACAGAAGCTTAATCCTCAGTCTAG GTTGCCTGAGATAATTTTTTGGCATATACCAAGTCAGGCATATAAACAGGTTGCTCCAAAGTCTAGAATACAACAGCCTTGTGTGGGTTCCATTAATTTGGAGGCAGTTGCTCCTCAAGAATCTGAAATGGGGATGATGGATTTTATTGCAAATAGAACTTCTGTCAAG GCAGTGTTTGTTGGTCACAACCATGGATTAGATTGGTGCTGCCCTTACAACAAGCTTTGGCTGTGCTTTGCTCGCCATACTGGTTATGGTGGTTATGGGAACTGGCCTAGAGGAGCAAGAATTCTTGAGATGACTCAACAACCCTTTTCCCTCAAGTCATGGATAAGGATGGAGGATGGTATTAAGCACAGTGAAGTTGTCTTGAGTTCTTGA
- the LOC122060750 gene encoding uncharacterized protein LOC122060750, with protein MATDERAGAEIVHGKEACERFSVDLMKELGFPGGVLPMGELEECGRVRSSGLVWWKCKAPYELFNVALDTKTSYAIETTAYVEKGKIKKINGWKAKTLVVWVSIAEIYVEGDKITFKSSLGKSKSFPLISFMNEEEKKAHLK; from the coding sequence ATGGCTACAGATGAGAGAGCTGGGGCCGAAATTGTGCATGGAAAGGAAGCATGTGAACGATTTTCGGTGGACCTGATGAAAGAGCTGGGATTTCCTGGTGGTGTCCTTCCCATGGGAGAGCTAGAAGAATGTGGGAGGGTGAGATCCTCAGGCTTGGTGTGGTGGAAATGCAAGGCTCCCTATGAGCTATTCAATGTTGCACTCGACACCAAGACCAGCTATGCCATTGAAACCACTGCCTATGTGGAGAAGGGGAAGATTAAGAAGATTAATGGATGGAAGGCCAAGACCCTGGTGGTGTGGGTTTCCATAGCTGAGATATATGTAGAAGGAGATAAGATCACCTTCAAGTCATCTCTTGGGAAAAGCAAGTCCTTCCCCCTCATCTCTTTTATgaacgaagaagaaaagaaggctCATCTCAAATAA
- the LOC122060407 gene encoding probable inactive purple acid phosphatase 16 isoform X2 — MKRLPNRFTILSFTCISVFLSGFVINIANSHERPEKTNILRIPTRKPLQFSSNSSFKIALFADLHYGENAWTDWGPRQDAKSDRVMSTILDQETPDFVVYLGDLITANNLPIQNASLYWDRAISPTRARGIPWATIFGNHDDMPFEWPIEWFSASGIPQLRCPSTNSTTSEACSFRGTMRVELMKKEVEQNCLSYSANGPQELWPGVSNYFLQVFSFDDPRSPVAFLYFLDSGGGTYPEVISTAQASWFQNMSQELNPELSIPEIVFWHIPSKAYKEVAPFWILNPCIGSINKERVDAQEAEMGIMDLIVNRPTVKAVFVGHNHGLDWCCPYKKLWLCYARHTGYGGYGNWARGSRIVEMTQQPFSLKSWIRMENGEFLHDGC; from the exons ATGAAACGGTTACCAAATCGTTTCACAATCCTGTCTTTCACCTGCATCTCTGTCTTCTTATCTGGGTTTGTCATCAACATTGCTAACAGCCATGAAAGGCCAGAGAAGACCAACATCCTTCGAATACCCACAAGGAAACCCCTCCAGTTCTCGTCAAATTCTTCATTCAAGATTGCCTTATTCGCTGATCTTCACTACGGAGAGAACGCCTGGACTGATTGGGGTCCTCGCCAGGACGCCAAGTCTGATAGAGTCATGTCCACCATACTAGACCAGGAAACACCAG ATTTCGTAGTTTATCTTGGAGATTTGATAACTGCTAACAATCTACCGATTCAAAACGCGAGCTTGTATTGGGATCGGGCTATCTCTCCAACCAGAGCAAGAGGGATTCCGTGGGCAACGATATTTGGGAACCACGACGACATGCCGTTTGAGTGGccaattgaatggttctcagcCTCTGGAATTCCTCAACTTCGTTGCCCATCTACGAATTCTACAACTTCAG AAGCATGCAGCTTCAGAGGAACGATGCGAGTGGAACTGATGAAGAAGGAGGTAGAACAAAACTGTTTATCTTATTCTGCAAATGGACCTCAAGAACTTTGGCCTGGTGTATCAAACTATTTTCTCCAGGTCTTTTCATTTGACGATCCAAGATCACCCGTGGCTTTCCTATACTTTCTGGATTCTGGTGGTGGAACCTACCCAGAAGTCATATCAACCGCCCAAGCAAGTTGGTTCCAGAATATGTCACAGGAGCTCAACCCTGAGTTGAG CATCCCTGAGATTGTCTTTTGGCATATTCCAAGTAAGGCTTATAAGGAGGTTGCTCCCTTTTGGATACTCAATCCTTGTATTGGTTCAATTAACAAGGAGAGGGTTGATGCACAAGAAGCTGAAATGGGGATCATGGATTTGATTGTAAATAGACCTACTGTCAAG GCAGTGTTTGTTGGTCACAACCATGGATTGGATTGGTGCTGCCCTTACAAGAAACTTTGGTTGTGCTATGCTCGCCATACTGGTTATGGTGGTTATGGGAACTGGGCAAGAGGATCAAGGATTGTTGAGATGACTCAACAACCTTTCTCTCTCAAGTCATGGATAAGGATGGAAAATG GTGAATTCCTTCATGATGGGTGTTAG
- the LOC122060407 gene encoding probable inactive purple acid phosphatase 16 isoform X3 encodes MKRLPNRFTILSFTCISVFLSGFVINIANSHERPEKTNILRIPTRKPLQFSSNSSFKIALFADLHYGENAWTDWGPRQDAKSDRVMSTILDQETPDFVVYLGDLITANNLPIQNASLYWDRAISPTRARGIPWATIFGNHDDMPFEWPIEWFSASGIPQLRCPSTNSTTSEACSFRGTMRVELMKKEVFSFDDPRSPVAFLYFLDSGGGTYPEVISTAQASWFQNMSQELNPELSIPEIVFWHIPSKAYKEVAPFWILNPCIGSINKERVDAQEAEMGIMDLIVNRPTVKAVFVGHNHGLDWCCPYKKLWLCYARHTGYGGYGNWARGSRIVEMTQQPFSLKSWIRMENGDKHSEVVLSS; translated from the exons ATGAAACGGTTACCAAATCGTTTCACAATCCTGTCTTTCACCTGCATCTCTGTCTTCTTATCTGGGTTTGTCATCAACATTGCTAACAGCCATGAAAGGCCAGAGAAGACCAACATCCTTCGAATACCCACAAGGAAACCCCTCCAGTTCTCGTCAAATTCTTCATTCAAGATTGCCTTATTCGCTGATCTTCACTACGGAGAGAACGCCTGGACTGATTGGGGTCCTCGCCAGGACGCCAAGTCTGATAGAGTCATGTCCACCATACTAGACCAGGAAACACCAG ATTTCGTAGTTTATCTTGGAGATTTGATAACTGCTAACAATCTACCGATTCAAAACGCGAGCTTGTATTGGGATCGGGCTATCTCTCCAACCAGAGCAAGAGGGATTCCGTGGGCAACGATATTTGGGAACCACGACGACATGCCGTTTGAGTGGccaattgaatggttctcagcCTCTGGAATTCCTCAACTTCGTTGCCCATCTACGAATTCTACAACTTCAG AAGCATGCAGCTTCAGAGGAACGATGCGAGTGGAACTGATGAAGAAGGAG GTCTTTTCATTTGACGATCCAAGATCACCCGTGGCTTTCCTATACTTTCTGGATTCTGGTGGTGGAACCTACCCAGAAGTCATATCAACCGCCCAAGCAAGTTGGTTCCAGAATATGTCACAGGAGCTCAACCCTGAGTTGAG CATCCCTGAGATTGTCTTTTGGCATATTCCAAGTAAGGCTTATAAGGAGGTTGCTCCCTTTTGGATACTCAATCCTTGTATTGGTTCAATTAACAAGGAGAGGGTTGATGCACAAGAAGCTGAAATGGGGATCATGGATTTGATTGTAAATAGACCTACTGTCAAG GCAGTGTTTGTTGGTCACAACCATGGATTGGATTGGTGCTGCCCTTACAAGAAACTTTGGTTGTGCTATGCTCGCCATACTGGTTATGGTGGTTATGGGAACTGGGCAAGAGGATCAAGGATTGTTGAGATGACTCAACAACCTTTCTCTCTCAAGTCATGGATAAGGATGGAAAATGGTGATAAGCATAGTGAAGTTGTCTTGAGTTCTTGA
- the LOC122060967 gene encoding uncharacterized protein LOC122060967, whose translation MDPFYCIGQRTKSRSAFRKSSVSSRGNYKKDQTESSGQCSSRPVAEKRTRSHAAVINSHRKPSSFANGDEEVNETDVKTARGKNDDSWQSSSDFSDKNDDSEDEVVDQVFTSLINFIWEKGEAKVVLESISSKHDSHKEEIYPPMIETKFPLKFSFGIKKPIIVEKSESEKELDQLWEEFDSSLDSSEIGSFGSSLVSLA comes from the coding sequence aTGGATCCTTTCTACTGTATAGGACAGAGAACTAAGTCTCGAAGTGCATTTAGAAAATCAAGTGTATCTAGTAGAGGAAACTACAAAAAAGATCAGACTGAGAGTTCTGGACAATGCAGCAGCAGACCGGTGGCTGAAAAAAGAACTAGGTCTCATGCTGCAGTTATTAATTCCCACAGAAAGCCATCAAGCTTTGCAAATGGTGATGAAGAGGTAAATGAAACTGATGTGAAGACTGCACGTGGCAAGAATGATGATTCTTGGCAATCATCTTCTGATTTCAGTGACAAAAATGATGATTCTGAAGACGAGGTTGTTGACCAGGTTTTCACATCTCTAATTAATTTCATTTGGGAGAAGGGGGAAGCAAAGGTGGTTTTGGAGAGTATAAGTTCTAAACATGATtctcacaaagaagaaatatatCCACCTATGATTGAGACAAAGTTTCCATTGAAGTTCTCTTTTGGAATTAAGAAGCCTATAATAGTGGAGAAGTCAGAATCTGAGAAAGAACTGGATCAGTTGTGGGAAGAGTTTGATTCTTCTCTCGATTCCAGTGAGATTGGCTCCTTTGGTTCTTCACTGGTAAGTTTGGCATAA
- the LOC122061933 gene encoding probable inactive purple acid phosphatase 16 isoform X1 has translation MMEKFPNRFTVLCFTFITILLGFIVAIAIGRESPHKSSIPQTETPNPLQFKSNSSFKIALFADLHYGENAWTDWGPRQDANSNRVMSTVLDLETPDFVVYLGDLVTANNLPIANASLYWDMAINPTRARGIPWASLFGNHDDMPFEWPIDWFSASGIPQLRCPPPSTYLSSGEEECSFRGTQRMELMNNEMQKNDGSSYSRSGPKDLWPSVSNYVLQVSSSNDPKSPVAFLYFLDSGGGSYPEIISNAQVKWFQNTSQKLNPQSRLPEIIFWHIPSQAYKQVAPKSRIQQPCVGSINLEAVAPQESEMGMMDFIANRTSVKAVFVGHNHGLDWCCPYNKLWLCFARHTGYGGYGNWPRGARILEMTQQPFSLKSWIRMEDGIKHSEVVLSS, from the exons ATGATGGAAAAGTTTCCAAATCGATTCACAGTCTTGTGTTTCACATTCATTACTATCCTCTTGGGATTCATCGTCGCCATTGCCATTGGCCGTGAAAGCCCACATAAGAGCAGCATCCCACAAACGGAGACACCAAATCCCCTCCAATTCAAGTCCAACTCTTCATTCAAGATTGCGTTATTTGCAGACCTTCATTACGGAGAGAACGCATGGACTGATTGGGGTCCTCGCCAAGACGCCAATTCCAATAGAGTCATGTCCACAGTACTCGATCTCGAAACCCCAG ATTTTGTGGTTTATCTAGGAGATTTAGTGACAGCCAACAATCTACCTATCGCAAACGCAAGCTTGTATTGGGATATGGCAATCAATCCAACCAGAGCAAGAGGGATTCCATGGGCATCTTTGTTTGGGAACCACGATGATATGCCTTTTGAGTGGCCAATTGATTGGTTCTCTGCCTCTGGAATTCCTCAACTTCGTTGCCCACCTCCTTCAACTTATCTAAGTTCAG gagaagaagaatgcaGCTTCAGAGGGACACAAAGGATGGAACTGATGAACAATGAAATGCAAAAGAACGATGGGTCATCTTATTCTAGAAGTGGCCCTAAAGATCTTTGGCCCAGTGTATCCAACTATGTACTCCAGGTCTCTTCATCCAACGATCCAAAATCACCTGTGGCTTTTCTATACTTCCTGGATTCTGGTGGTGGGTCCTACCCAGAAATCATATCAAACGCTCAAGTAAAATGGTTTCAGAATACATCACAGAAGCTTAATCCTCAGTCTAG GTTGCCTGAGATAATTTTTTGGCATATACCAAGTCAGGCATATAAACAGGTTGCTCCAAAGTCTAGAATACAACAGCCTTGTGTGGGTTCCATTAATTTGGAGGCAGTTGCTCCTCAAGAATCTGAAATGGGGATGATGGATTTTATTGCAAATAGAACTTCTGTCAAG GCAGTGTTTGTTGGTCACAACCATGGATTAGATTGGTGCTGCCCTTACAACAAGCTTTGGCTGTGCTTTGCTCGCCATACTGGTTATGGTGGTTATGGGAACTGGCCTAGAGGAGCAAGAATTCTTGAGATGACTCAACAACCCTTTTCCCTCAAGTCATGGATAAGGATGGAGGATGGTATTAAGCACAGTGAAGTTGTCTTGAGTTCTTGA
- the LOC122060407 gene encoding probable inactive purple acid phosphatase 16 isoform X1, which yields MKRLPNRFTILSFTCISVFLSGFVINIANSHERPEKTNILRIPTRKPLQFSSNSSFKIALFADLHYGENAWTDWGPRQDAKSDRVMSTILDQETPDFVVYLGDLITANNLPIQNASLYWDRAISPTRARGIPWATIFGNHDDMPFEWPIEWFSASGIPQLRCPSTNSTTSEACSFRGTMRVELMKKEVEQNCLSYSANGPQELWPGVSNYFLQVFSFDDPRSPVAFLYFLDSGGGTYPEVISTAQASWFQNMSQELNPELSIPEIVFWHIPSKAYKEVAPFWILNPCIGSINKERVDAQEAEMGIMDLIVNRPTVKAVFVGHNHGLDWCCPYKKLWLCYARHTGYGGYGNWARGSRIVEMTQQPFSLKSWIRMENGDKHSEVVLSS from the exons ATGAAACGGTTACCAAATCGTTTCACAATCCTGTCTTTCACCTGCATCTCTGTCTTCTTATCTGGGTTTGTCATCAACATTGCTAACAGCCATGAAAGGCCAGAGAAGACCAACATCCTTCGAATACCCACAAGGAAACCCCTCCAGTTCTCGTCAAATTCTTCATTCAAGATTGCCTTATTCGCTGATCTTCACTACGGAGAGAACGCCTGGACTGATTGGGGTCCTCGCCAGGACGCCAAGTCTGATAGAGTCATGTCCACCATACTAGACCAGGAAACACCAG ATTTCGTAGTTTATCTTGGAGATTTGATAACTGCTAACAATCTACCGATTCAAAACGCGAGCTTGTATTGGGATCGGGCTATCTCTCCAACCAGAGCAAGAGGGATTCCGTGGGCAACGATATTTGGGAACCACGACGACATGCCGTTTGAGTGGccaattgaatggttctcagcCTCTGGAATTCCTCAACTTCGTTGCCCATCTACGAATTCTACAACTTCAG AAGCATGCAGCTTCAGAGGAACGATGCGAGTGGAACTGATGAAGAAGGAGGTAGAACAAAACTGTTTATCTTATTCTGCAAATGGACCTCAAGAACTTTGGCCTGGTGTATCAAACTATTTTCTCCAGGTCTTTTCATTTGACGATCCAAGATCACCCGTGGCTTTCCTATACTTTCTGGATTCTGGTGGTGGAACCTACCCAGAAGTCATATCAACCGCCCAAGCAAGTTGGTTCCAGAATATGTCACAGGAGCTCAACCCTGAGTTGAG CATCCCTGAGATTGTCTTTTGGCATATTCCAAGTAAGGCTTATAAGGAGGTTGCTCCCTTTTGGATACTCAATCCTTGTATTGGTTCAATTAACAAGGAGAGGGTTGATGCACAAGAAGCTGAAATGGGGATCATGGATTTGATTGTAAATAGACCTACTGTCAAG GCAGTGTTTGTTGGTCACAACCATGGATTGGATTGGTGCTGCCCTTACAAGAAACTTTGGTTGTGCTATGCTCGCCATACTGGTTATGGTGGTTATGGGAACTGGGCAAGAGGATCAAGGATTGTTGAGATGACTCAACAACCTTTCTCTCTCAAGTCATGGATAAGGATGGAAAATGGTGATAAGCATAGTGAAGTTGTCTTGAGTTCTTGA